The Molothrus ater isolate BHLD 08-10-18 breed brown headed cowbird chromosome 2, BPBGC_Mater_1.1, whole genome shotgun sequence DNA segment AGGGGGTGATGCCTGTGTCACAGAGCCAGAGTGTCCCCCTCTCCCAGTGACAGctgtccctctctgctgtgACAGAGCAAAGTCACAGCTACCACCAGCCCCCCTGACCCAAAACCAGGTCAGGAGAGTACAGGAGAGCCATGGATGCAGGatgccctggatccctggcagtgcccaaggccaggctggacacaggGGTGGGcgcagctgggacagtgggaggtgtccctgccatggcactggtggcactgggtgggctgtGAGGTCCCTCCCAATGCAAACCTTCTGGGATTTTAAAAGAGGAACAAAGACACCCTCAGGACCTGCTGGATAAGACACAAGGCCCTGCACTCCCTGGAGGAGCGTGGAGGCTGGCCTGGCTCCAGAACAGAGCCTGGGCACagatgccactgctgctgatAAGGGCTCTGTAAAGCTTGGCAGGCACATTGCTGCAATCAGGGACCAAGGAACTCTGCTTGGGGCAGGAGGGCCCtcactggagctgcctgtggccCTCGTTGGGATGGTTTGTCTCCAAAGGGAAGGTTCTtgtccagggaagggggcaAGTGTGTGGCCAAGACCTGGTCCAGTAGAAGgttccctgcctgtggcagggggggTGGAATGAGAGAATGAGATATCctgaagatcccttccaaccttaaccattccatgatcctgtgattcCAGGAGTTCAGAGATCTTCCATCCACACCAAAGGGAACAGCCCTGGAAggatgctggagggaagggTCCTGAGCATAGTGAAATGCATcccaggcagagagcagggccTGCTTTTCTGTCTGGAAACCAGCTGGCAATAGCTgtcaggtgctgctgggcttgCACTGGGGAAAGGAGATGTCCCTTTGACTCTGCAGACTCAAAAAGAGCTACAGAAATTGCCCCTGCTCAGCACATGGAGATGAAcatttcccctcccagcctgtgtcccagagagctccctgagctcccaaatctcccaggcaggctgctgcctgctgcgCCCAAGGCAGAAAGCAGGGGATTTTCAAGCATAatggaaattaataaaattgaACGGAGCACCAGGGTGAGCCCAAGGCTGGCACTCCGGGCTGTGCTTGCCTTTGGTTTTTGCCAGGTCTCTGCAGGACTGCTGAGAGCTGGTGCAGTCCTGACCGGGCTCACCCACCCTGCCACCCTGGCAGGCACCTGGGGGCTGTGTCTGCCTCACTGGGACTGGTGACTCAGCCCCCCACTGCCTCATGGTGCACAGTGCTTGGACCAGTGGCCACTGCTACAAACAGCCCctgggccagcccagcacagcacacttCCTTCGGATTTTTCCATGCTCCATAATCCTCAAATTTAGAAGCCCTTGGAATTCTTTCTCAGGGAGTTTAAACCCATGTTTTTAGCTGGTGAGTGCCCTGAGGCTCTGGGTGCCcggggaagctgtggctgccctggcagtgcccaaggctgggctggagcagcctgggacagtggaaggtgtccctgccatggcaggggtggcactcCAGGGCTTTAAGGAGCCTCCCAGTCCAGACTGGTGtgggattccatgattccatgtgCAAAGCACCGTGAAGGATCACTTGGCAGGAGGGGATGATGTTCCCCAGCAGGGACGCAGCCCGGAGCCCCCAGCGGGCCGGCAGCTCCCCCTGTGCTCGGGGCTGAGGTGATGCTTGTCCCCACTCAGACAGAGGGGGGACAGGGCCTCTGTCCCCCTTGGACAGCTGCCAAAGCCACTATCTCCCCTCATgcagccccgctccctcccTGGCCCCAAGCAGTGCCTCCGTGCACTGAGATTAGGCTGAGCCGTGTATAAAAATCCCCGGGGCAGCCTCGGCAGCCACATCCTCGGCATTGCTCAGGGAAGCTCGGGGAACCTCCTGCCAACACCATGGTGAACTGGACAgctgaggagaagcagctcaTCACCTGCCTCTGGGGCAAGGTCAACGTCGCTGAGTGCGGCGGCGAGGCCCTGGCCAGGTAAGTGCTGCTCCAgacctgcccctgctcctgcagggaatcACTCCTGGAATCactcctgcccctgcactgcAGGGAAACACTGCCATCACTGGAACATCAGCgtctctgtgtctgtctgtctgtccctccacctctctccaggctgctgaTTGTCTACCCCTGGACCCAGAGGTTCTTTGCCTCCTTCGGGAACCtgtccagccccactgctgtcTCTGGCAACCCCATGGTCCGTGCCCATGGCAAGAAGGTGCTGACCTCCTTTGGGGAGGCCATCAAGAACCTGGACAGCATCAAGAAATGCTTTGCTCCACTGAGCAAACTGCACTGCGACAAGCTGCACGTGGACCCCGAGAACTTCAGGGTGAGCCACGCTCAGCTCCAGCCTcggctgggcagaggggctgagctCAGGAGGGGCTTCAGGGGCCTCAGAGGGGTCTGACAGTCCCTGAGACCTTGAGAGAAACCCTGGGGCTGCCCAAGAGCCTGTGGAGGGTAGGGGCAGTCAGGGGAAAGGAGAGTCATATCTggggggagcagagaggagctctggggctgggatctGTGAGGGGAGGCAGCCAGGCAGGCGAGGTGAGAGGGCAGAAATGCACAGACCAGTGTGCCCTGGTCAGAGGAAacatcctggagcagccagagggaaggagctgagacAGGGTTTagagggaagagctgggctTGGCTGTGAGGGGTGGTTAAACCAGAAGGGAAAACCACAGCCACTCTGGCAGGAGGGTTCTggccccagggacagccagggtgCAAGGGATGGGAAAGGAAGGGGCAAAGCCAGTAGAAGCTGAGGGAGgaccctgcagagcaggcacaggaagGTGCTGGGGGAGGCTCCAGCACACCCAGGGGTCCCTCTTGGCCAGACCccgagctgtgctgggagcccagtgCATGGATGGGGCCAGGACAATctgctccttgctgtgctgtgagctgcccagagagcagagggcatgctggggagggctctggggacagcagcactgacagatcCTGCTGGGGAATGGGTCTGGGGACAGCACCACTGACAGATCCTGCTGGGGAATggctctgggggcagcagcactgacagatcctgctggggagggctctggggacagcagcactgacagatcctgctggggagggctctgggggcagcagcactgacagatcCTGCTGGGGAATAGGTCTGGGGGCAGCACCACTGACAGAtcctgctggggagggctctggggacagcagcactgacagatcCTGCTGGGGAATgggtctggggacagcagcactgacagatcCTGCTGGGGAATgggtctggggacagcagcactgacagatcctgctggggagggctctgggggcagcagcactgacagatcCTGCTGGGGAATGGGTCTGGGGACAGCACCACTGACAGATCCTGCTGGGGAATGGGTCTGGGGGCAGCACCACTGACAGATCCTGCTGGGGaatggctctggggacagcaccactgacagctcctgctccctccccacagctcctgggtgaCACCCTCATCGTGGTCCTGGCCTCCCACTTCGGCAAGGACTTCACCCCCGAGTGCCAGGCTGCCTGGCAGAAGCTGGTGCGCGTGGTGGCCCACGCCCTGGCCCACGAGTACCACTGAGCCTCCTGGGAGCCTCCCTGCCTGGAGACACTCCTGGGGAATCTCCTCGGGTCCTGCTGGGCTCTAACCATCCAATAAacaccagctgctccagccaacAGGAGATGTCTGGTTCTTtgtgggaatggggagggaggaacaggggctgggggagcaaaTGTTCACAAACAGGGCATAACTGAACCATGATCTCCTTCAGGCAAGTGAAACTTGTCTCAGATGGAGATCCCAGGGGGGTGTTCAGgacaaaacctcaaaaaacaGGAACAAACAGGAACAGTCTGGCACTTTTTGGAGACATCAGGTGATATTGCTTGGTTTAATGTTTGAAAACTTTCACAGAGTGAGTGGAGTAGAAAATGTGCAGTGTGAGAAGTGATAGGGAGATTGGGGCCATGGCATGTAACTTCCTGcatgtggggttttgttggcttggggtttttaaaaaccccaagatTCTTAGGTTAACAAAGGCAGAAGGTAACAGACACAACCCTCAACACTTGGTTAGATGGGACTTGGAAAaagcctgggacagtggaaggtgtccctcccatggcaggggatgggactGGATGAGATTttggatcccttccagcccagcccagtctgggttctgtgattccatcaAACACCAGTGCTGCTTGCAGAGGGAGCAgtgtcacccccagcctggccagggtcCTTtggcccagcccctcctgcagtgagcaggaacAAACACAAACGCTCTGCTCCAAGGTCACCCAGACCCCAGCAGGGCATTCCCGTGCCCCATGAGCTCCATGCCTGCCCCCTGCACGCCGTCCCACCTtcagctgggcacaggagcagaagagcagagagccagctgcctctcccagctctcaggCCTCCACTGATCCTCAGGCTGCTGAACCCCTGGGCCAGGCGCTGTCAGGTTGCACATCTGTGCAGATGCTTTGTCTTCCTGGAAAGGAAGATGTTTATCTGTGCagatgttttttcttcctggaaagggtgctcaggccttggcaggggctgcccagggagctttgcagtgcccagccctgcaggtgtcccctgcaggtggcactgagtgctctgggctggggacaaggtgcccatggggcacagctggcactgcatgggctggcagggctgggccagctccagggatttggggattctgTGGGATCCCAGTAATCCCAGTGTTCCCACCTCTCCTCACGCCCTGTGAGCCAACTGGGAGCTGGTTTGCCCTGGGTTATAAcatctccttccagccctgcctgaccTTTCCCAAGAGGTTCTTGGAGACAGGAGCTCCCTCTTGGCTGCGAGGCCTTGCCATGGTTTTAGCAGTGTCATCCTGAAGTTAATCAAACTCCTAAAGAGCTGATGGGAAAGCAAAGGGAGAGGCCAAAGCCTGACCAgtcctgcaggaaaaggaaaaggagaaccTCCTGCATTCAGAGGGAGAACCCAGGAGCCCCAGGTTGGCGTCTCCTGCCTCAGGAGCTGGCACACCCAAGGGGCGCCAGGGCTGGCACCTTCCCCagaggggagctgcagcagaacgTGCACGGGGCcgtgctggggctctgtggggagaTAATGGCCCCTCgagcagggctggaaatcaGGGACGGCGAGGGCGGCGGGCCAGCCAGGCCCGGGGTGCTCTGGGCACCTTGCCTGGGCCCCACCCTGCGCTGGGCGATGCTGGGTCCCCTCCCCGTGCCAGGGCCCCCCCGGGGGCGCAGCCAATGACGGGGTGCagggggcagaggaggggcCCCGCGCAGGGATAAAagcggggccgggcagcggcTCCCCAGTGCGCGATCCTCCGGGAGCCAGAGCCTGAGTTCCTCGTGCGACACGCAGCCCTCCTGCCGACGCCATGGTGCAGTGGACAgctgaggagaagcagctcaTCACCGGCCTCTGGGGCAAGGTCAACGTCGCCGAGTGCGGTGGCGAGGCCCTGGCCAGGTAGGTGCAGCTCCAgacctgcccctgcccctgccgaGGGAAACACTCCAGCCATGGGAGCGCTGATGTgactctgtctgtctgtctgtctctccccaggctgctgatCGTCTACCCCTGGACCCAGAGGTTCTTTGCCTCCTTCGGGAACCTGTCCGGTGCCACCGCTATCGTTGGCAACCCCAAGGTGCAGGCCCATGGCAAGAAGGTGCTGACCTCCTTCGGGGAGGCCGTCAAGAACCTGGATGGCATCAAGAACACCTTCTCCGCGCTGTCCGAGCTGCACTGCGACAAGCTGCACGTGGACCCCGAGAACTTCAGGGTGAGTCCTGCCCTGACTGCCCTCCCCTGCGCAGGGGGTGCCCAGAGCCTGATCCCCACCACCAGAGGGATttgcccagccagggcagagcgggaggaagaggggctggggctggcatgGGGGTGaggtgcagagggacagggagggaagggacccAGTGCAGCCCGAGGGGAGGCACCGCACGGGCTGAGAGGTGACAGGGGCGGTGGGCAGGGGGCAGCGGAGGGGAGGATGTGGTTCCAGTGAGGGAATGGAGGGGGAGAACAAAGTGAGAGCAGTTGTTGAGCAGGAAGAGGTTTGAGCCAAGGGGGAAGAGAgaaggagcaagagcaaagtTTGGCACAGAGGAGAACAGAGAGAtgagtgaggagcaggagatggcAGCTGGATGCCAGAAGTCAAAGAGGATCTACAGAGAGAAAACTTTGGCTGGGAGTGTCTCAGTGGGGAATTAACCCCACCAtttgtccctgggctggggctggcagaaaTGCCCCTGTGTGAGCGTGAGCTCcttgtttgtgctctggggGGCCAAGTGCtgtctcctgctgtgctgggggctcGGCCGGCTCTTCTGCCTGAGAGAAACTCCAAAACAAAGCCAGAAGGgacaaagaaaaatttactCCAAAGTACTCTGGAGAATTTTTGGCTACTGTAGCAGGATTTAGAGCAAGAGCAGAGACCAGGTTTAAGGTGCATGTTAGAAAGGACTAACTGGGGGAGGTTTTTAGGGCTGCAGATTTCCCGAGGCTCCCCTGGGTGCAGTGTGAGTGcttgtgtggggctgtgctaagctgaggctgctcttgtccccacagctcctgggtgaCATCCTGGTCGTCGTCCTGGCCGCCCACTTCGGCAAGGACTTCACCCCCGAGTGCCAGGCTGCCTGGCAGAAGCTGGTGCGCGTGGTGGCCCACGCCCTGGCCCGCAAGTACCACTGAGGAGCCGCGGCAGCGCGGCAGCACCCGCTGCCCAACCGCTTCTAACAGCCAAATAAAGCTCATCCTGTGAACTCTGCCTGCTCCGTGTGTCCctcagggcagccagggcttgggGGCACGGCTGGCTGGGCAGAAAATACCCCTGCCTTCCTTCTGGGTGGGTCTGGTGCTTTCTGTGGGGTTGGCCTCTGGAAATTGTGCCTGCAGGATGTGGGGTTGGTAGAGTCCTGCCACCCCTGGGGTCACACTGGGGGTGCTCAGAATTTTACTGTAAAACCTGCATGTCTCTCCTAGACCAGGGAAATGGAGAGGATTcatgtttttttggggggaagaTAATGGGGTTCATAGAATCCTGCCACCCCTGGGGTCACATCAAAGGCTTTGCATGGAGAACTGCTCAGAATTTTACTGTAAAACCTGCATGTCTCTCCTAGACCAGGGAAATTGAGAGGATTCATGTTTTTCAGGGGGAAGATAAACAAATGGAAGACTTTAATCTAGCCTGGCTCATCCCTGGCATAAAACCTACCCAAAATCAGCTGAGTCACCCGGgcccagcagccagctgggtgGGGGCAGGTTTTAGATAAACATTTTGCTATCGAGGCCTGAGCAGACTTTGTTTATTCACATCCCTCCCACCCTGCGCCGCCCACTCTGCAACTGGGGGGGGCCCATTCTGCCAAGAGCAGGGACTTAATTTCCTGGATGGGagttttgggtgggtttgggtgtctgcagagcagggctctttGGGTAGGGTTTGTTCTTGGCATGGGAAGCACATCTGAGCACAGCATGACGAGGCAAAAGCGATGCTTGGCCGAAAGGATGTGCCACGTCTAAGGGAAAATACTGGGCAAAGCTATTCAAACCAGGGTTTCTGGCAGCCAGGTTGCACCGtgctctctctctgcctcaCCCACATCTCTGCACTCACTCTCTGCCCCTGACCCACAGGAAGGTGTTGGAAGCCCCCTGTGACCCATAAATGCCCTTTCTCAGTCACGACACCCAAAGAAAGAGGCATGTTGTTCCTGCTGGCAAGGTACACactgagagggagagaagatGATTCACAGCAAGTtccaaaaggttttttttcctgcagggagaCTGGGCAGGCACAGAGTCACCAACCCCCCAAGTATTTAATGACTTTTCATAGGCTTTATGACAGATATGAGTGGTTTCCCATGAAGGTGATTGTTCATGGGCTTCAGGCAGAAAGGAGTGACCTGTGTGGATGAGCAGgtctcctcctgccagcagcgtgtctggggctgggaaggacagcagagctggacagggactggggacaaggcctggagggacagggacacaggggatggctgccagtgccagagggcagggctggatgggatcttggcaatgaggaattgttccctggcagggtgggcaggccctggcacagggtgcccagagcagctggggctgcccctgcatccctggcagtgcccaaggccaggctgggcactggggacagtgggaggtgtccctgccatggcaggggtggcactgggtgggctgtGGGGTCCCTCCATCCCAACCCACTCTATCATTCCATGATCCCACAGCCCGAGCAGACCCCCAAGGCTCTGGCATTCCCTGAGACACAGCAGGATGGGAGCAGCCctcgctgctgctgccttgtggCTTCACTCCCACCTCcattcccagcctgctccaagTGCCCCCAGCACACACATCCTGTGGGGTGCCCTCTCCccatgctgcttttcctgctcccatcccatgGTGTCAGAACGTCCCTGTGGGTGCCAGCACCCCTTGGGCGGTGCCcagtgcagcactggcagcacccAGGTCCTGCAGGGGCTGATAAGGGGGTGCaggagggtgggcagccctggcagcctttTCCCTGCCTATCCCCTCTTCCTGCCCGTGCCAGGCTGAGCTTGGCTTCATTTGCCATCATGGTCCagccccccagctctggggactggattttctggagaaaaggCAAATGTAAGCAAATCTAATGAAGATTATTCATTCCTATTCCACTAAAAAAAGAGTCTACAACTAGTGGAGGGGAAAGATATTGTCAGGCTGGAGACCTCCCTTgctatttgctttcttttaattgcttttcCTGCCATGTTTTCAGTGCAAaagacacagagcaggagatggTCCCTGGAGGAAGTACTGATGTGTGAGAGGAGCTTGGTCAGcgctgcagctctctgctgcatCCTGGTCATGCCCTCAGCCATCATCCCCAGTCTCTGCAGGAcccagcagctcttcctcagcCCAGCCAAACCCTCTGGTAAACAACAGGCAAACAGTGCACTGACCCTGGCACCTTGGCATCAACCCTGGGCTGATTTCAGCAAGAATGGTGTTACCTGGGGCTttatgcagaaaacaaaagaggaaatctccccggggctctgctcctggtgaggggcctgcagccctggcagctccagggtgTGCCAGGGGAATCCAAACCTctcccccagcagagcctggcctggctgaacgtggcagggacatggggaacTGGGCTTCCCCCACCACCTGGACACCCTTGAGCTGAGCCTGTGCAGGTTTTagagcccacagcagcacctgcagcagcaaaccctGTGTTCCaaggctgttccagtgctccTCAGGGAGGTGGCTGAAGGCAGGAATGGGTGATGCTGCTcggcccctgctcctgcccagagcactgcagcGGGCTCATCCTGTCACAGCTGAGGGGACAATGTCTGGGTGGGCCTCGCACAACATGGGTGAGCTTCAtggtccttccaacccaaaccattctgacACTCTGTCTTAGAATATCTCCAGTTGGAAAGGATCTACCATGGTAATTGAAGTCCAGCTCAGAAGTTGGACTCCAAAGTCCAACTATAATTACTCCAAAAGGCACAAATAAATCAAAGTGGTCAAGTTCTATTACAGGAGAAGGATATTGGGGTTAATGCAGATttggctgcagagcctgagcatcctctgagcagctccagcacagctcctggtggTGCAAGGACCCCCAAGCCcttgggcagggcaggacctgCAGGGTTTGCTGGTGACCAACCCCTCTGCGTGGCTCTGCATTTGGAGCATTCAGCACCTCACTGATGCCAGGCAGAGCCCAGTGTGCAAAGAGCCGGGGCACGAGCTCGGGGCTCACAGGGGCcatccctgagcccctgccatggccagtgGGGATGGAGCAcggctggggctcctgcagcccctgctctgcatgCCCACgctggaaggggaaggagctgccccacagaggggctgggataAAGCTCCACAGGGGAcagagctctggagctcagGATAACCAGAGGCCCCTTCTCGGGGGCCCCACCCTGGCCACCCCCGCCTGCCCCGGTGGGGACCCCCGCCCGTGCCAGCCAATGGCCCCGCTGCAGGGGCCGGCCAGGGGCTGGCCCAGGCCATAAAACCCGGCCCAGGCTCGGGGCTCGGCTCAGCTCAgtgtcctcctgcagccaccatGGTGCACTGGTCAGCCGAGGAGAAGCAGCTCATCACCAGCGTGTGGGCCAAGGTCAGCGTGGAGGAATGCGGCGCCGAGGCCCTGGCCAGGTGGGTGCAGCTGCGCGAGGGC contains these protein-coding regions:
- the LOC118692679 gene encoding hemoglobin subunit beta is translated as MVQWTAEEKQLITGLWGKVNVAECGGEALARLLIVYPWTQRFFASFGNLSGATAIVGNPKVQAHGKKVLTSFGEAVKNLDGIKNTFSALSELHCDKLHVDPENFRLLGDILVVVLAAHFGKDFTPECQAAWQKLVRVVAHALARKYH
- the LOC118692688 gene encoding hemoglobin subunit beta-like — protein: MVNWTAEEKQLITCLWGKVNVAECGGEALARLLIVYPWTQRFFASFGNLSSPTAVSGNPMVRAHGKKVLTSFGEAIKNLDSIKKCFAPLSKLHCDKLHVDPENFRLLGDTLIVVLASHFGKDFTPECQAAWQKLVRVVAHALAHEYH
- the LOC118689561 gene encoding LOW QUALITY PROTEIN: hemoglobin subunit epsilon-like (The sequence of the model RefSeq protein was modified relative to this genomic sequence to represent the inferred CDS: deleted 2 bases in 1 codon; substituted 1 base at 1 genomic stop codon), translating into MEHGWGSCSPCSACPRWKGKELPHRGAGIKLHRGQSSGAQDNQRPLLGGPTLATPACPGGDPRPCQPMAPLQGPARGWPRPXNPAGSGLGSAQCPPAATMVHWSAEEKQLITSVWAKVSVEECGAEALARLLIVYPWTQRFFSDFGNLSSPTAIIGNPKVRAHGKKVLTSFGEAIKNLDNLKGTYSKLSELHCDKLHVDPENFRLLGDVLVIVLASHLGRDFTPVCQCAWQKLVGVVAHALAHKYH